DNA from Kitasatospora acidiphila:
CACCAGCCTGATCGCGCTCGACCAGGACTCGCTGGGCAAGCAGGCCGCAGTGGTCGCCACCAACGGCTCAACCGACGTACTGACCAAGCCACTTGCCAACGGGGACCGGGCGGTCTCGGTGCTCAACCGGACGTCGGGTGCGCTGCCGGTGTCGGTCGCGCTGGCCTCGGTGGGCCTGCCGGGCTGCACGGTGAGCGCCAAGGACCTCTGGACCGGGGCGAGTTCGACGGTCTCCGGCTCGCTGACCGGCACCGTGCCGGCCCACGGCACCGCCGTCTGGCGGCTCACCCCGCACGGCTGCACCACCCCCGTGCCCACCGGCCAGTTGACCGGAAACGGCGCCAAGTGCGTTGACGACTCCGGCAGTTCCACGACCGACGGCAACCCGGTGATCCTCTACAGCTGCACCGGCAACCCCAACCAGCAGTGGACCCTCCCGTCCGACGGCACCATCCGCACCCTCGGCAAGTGCCTCACCGCAACCGGCACTTCGGCCGGCTCCTGGGCCACCCTGAACAGCTGCGGCAGCACCGGCGGCCAGTCCTGGACCGCCCAGCCCGACGGCACCCTGGTCAACGCCGCCTCCGGCCTCTGCCTCGACGTCTACGGCGGCGGCACCGCCGACGCCACCCGCCTGGACACCTGGACCTGCGGCAGCCACCAGGCCAACCAGGCCTGGTCGCTACCGGCCTGACGCAGCACGCCCCGAACGCCGGCCGCGGGTGCCCCACCACCCGCGGCCGGCCCGCGCTCGGGGATCAGCGGGCGCCCCGCGCCAGGTCGCAGCCGAACGCCCGGCGGTAGGCCAGCGGCGTCGTCCCCACCCAGCGGCCGAAGTGGTGGCGCAGGGTGGCCGCGTTGCCGAAGCCGACGCGGGTGGCGACGGTCTCCACGGGGTGGTCGGTCTCCTCCAGGAGGCGCTGGGCGTAGAGGACCCGCTGGCCTATCAGCCAGCGCAGCGGGGTGGTGCCGGTCTCCTGCTGGAAGCGGCGGGCGAAGGTGCGGGGAGCCATGTGGGCGCGGGCGGCTAGCTGGTCCACGGTCCAGTCGCGGTCGAGCTCCTCGCGCATCCAGTCGAGGACCGTGCCGAAGGAGGTGGTGGACGGCCGGTCCGGGAGCGGGCGGTCGACGTACTGGGCCTGGCCGCCGTCCCGGTGCGCGGCCACCACCATGCGGCGGGCGATGCCCCGGGCCACCTCGGCGCCCTGGAGCTTGCGGACCAGGTGCAGGCAGGCGTCGATGCCGGCCGCCGTACCCGCCGAGGTGATCACCGGGTCCTCGTCGACGTAGAGCACGTCCGGCTCGATGGTGGTCAGCGGGAAGCGCTCGGCCAGGTGGTCGGTGTAGCGCCAGTGGGTGGTGCTGCGCCGCCCGTCCAGCAGCCCGGCGGCGCCGAGCAGGAAGGCGCCGCTGCAGATGGAGAGCACCCGGGCGCCGCGCTCCACCACGTCCCGCAGGGCCATGCACAGCTCGGGCGGGTAGTCGGACTTGATCCCGACGGCCGTCACCACCACCAGGTCGGCGGTGGCCAGCCGCTCCACGCCGTGCGGCACGTCGACGCTGAAGCCGGCGTGGGTGCGCAGCGCGCCGGGCCGGTCGGCGGCGATCGCGAAGTCGTAGACCGGTAGGCCCTGTTCACTCCGGTCCAGCCCGAACACCTCGCAGGCCACCCCGAGTTCGAAGGGGTGGACCTCCTCCAGCACGACCGCGACCACGTCTCGCAACATGCCCGGCAGCCTAGCGCGCGGCTGGCAGCAATTCGACGGAGTATGTCGTTCCTGCCACTCGTGGGGCTCCGGGGCGGCCGGAAGAGTGGGGGCATGACCTCTTCCACCCTGGCGAGCGCACTCGCCGTACTCGGCCTGGTCACCGGGATCGGGCTGCTCGGCTACCTGGTCGGCCGCGATGTGGACCGCAGCGCCCGGCTCGGCCGCGACAACTGGCAGCGCCCGGGCGGCTATCCGGTCGACCCGGCCCGACCCGACCGCCTGCACGCCGCCCCGACGCCCGCCACTGCCACTGCCGCTCCCACCGCCGCGCTGCCCAACCAGGACCGGCTGCGCGGAACCCTCCCCGCCGCCTCTGACCTGCGCTTTGGCACACTTGTCCGATGGACTTCCGCATCCGCCCCGCAACCGAAGCCGATCTG
Protein-coding regions in this window:
- a CDS encoding helix-turn-helix domain-containing protein, with amino-acid sequence MLRDVVAVVLEEVHPFELGVACEVFGLDRSEQGLPVYDFAIAADRPGALRTHAGFSVDVPHGVERLATADLVVVTAVGIKSDYPPELCMALRDVVERGARVLSICSGAFLLGAAGLLDGRRSTTHWRYTDHLAERFPLTTIEPDVLYVDEDPVITSAGTAAGIDACLHLVRKLQGAEVARGIARRMVVAAHRDGGQAQYVDRPLPDRPSTTSFGTVLDWMREELDRDWTVDQLAARAHMAPRTFARRFQQETGTTPLRWLIGQRVLYAQRLLEETDHPVETVATRVGFGNAATLRHHFGRWVGTTPLAYRRAFGCDLARGAR